In one Pseudomonas tensinigenes genomic region, the following are encoded:
- a CDS encoding HAAAP family serine/threonine permease, translated as MNDQAKSVDQRFDAAAPAELSSWNRQDTTWMLGLFGTAIGAGTLFLPINAGLGGFWPLVILALLAFPMTFYAHRGLTRFVLSGREGADITEVVEQHFGIKAGALITLLYFFAIFPILLIYSVGLTNTVASFLEHQLHITPPPRALLSFVLILGLLAVVRCGEQAIVKAMSLMVYPFIVALLFLAVYLIPHWNGGILTTASQVPAPSALLHTLWLAIPVMVFSFNHSPIISAFAVDQKRRYGVHAEERSSQILSRAHALMVLMVLFFVFSCVLTLSPEQLAEAKEQNLSILSYLANHFSNPTIAFAAPLIAFVAISKSFLGHYIGASEGLKGLIVKSGKRPSAKALDRIVAAFMLVICWIVATLNPSILGMIETVGGPVIAAILFLMPMYAIRKVPAMARYRGQASNVFVTAVGLVAISALVYKLTM; from the coding sequence ATGAATGATCAGGCCAAAAGCGTTGATCAACGCTTTGATGCAGCAGCACCCGCTGAACTTTCGAGCTGGAATCGCCAGGACACCACCTGGATGTTGGGACTGTTTGGGACGGCCATCGGCGCCGGTACCCTGTTTTTGCCGATCAACGCAGGGCTGGGTGGCTTCTGGCCTCTGGTGATCCTCGCGCTGCTGGCGTTCCCGATGACGTTCTACGCCCACCGTGGCCTGACCCGCTTTGTGCTTTCCGGTCGCGAAGGCGCCGACATCACGGAAGTGGTCGAGCAGCATTTCGGCATCAAGGCCGGTGCACTGATCACGCTGCTGTACTTCTTCGCGATCTTCCCGATCCTGCTGATCTACAGCGTCGGCCTGACCAACACGGTTGCCAGTTTCCTCGAGCATCAACTGCACATCACGCCGCCACCGCGCGCGCTGCTGTCGTTCGTGCTGATCCTCGGTTTGCTGGCGGTGGTACGTTGTGGCGAGCAGGCGATCGTCAAGGCCATGAGCCTGATGGTCTATCCGTTTATTGTCGCGCTGTTGTTCCTCGCCGTTTACCTGATTCCGCACTGGAACGGCGGCATCCTGACCACGGCATCGCAGGTGCCGGCGCCGTCCGCACTGCTGCATACGCTGTGGCTGGCGATTCCGGTGATGGTGTTCTCGTTCAACCACTCGCCGATCATCTCGGCATTTGCGGTTGATCAGAAACGTCGTTATGGCGTCCACGCTGAAGAGCGCAGCTCGCAGATCCTGTCCCGCGCCCATGCATTGATGGTGCTGATGGTGCTGTTCTTCGTGTTCAGTTGCGTACTGACGTTGTCGCCAGAGCAATTGGCGGAAGCCAAAGAGCAGAATCTGTCGATCCTGTCTTATCTGGCCAACCACTTCAGCAATCCGACCATCGCCTTTGCGGCACCGTTGATTGCGTTTGTGGCGATCTCCAAGTCGTTCCTCGGTCACTACATCGGTGCCAGCGAAGGCCTGAAAGGACTGATCGTCAAGAGCGGTAAGCGCCCAAGTGCCAAAGCGCTTGATCGCATCGTGGCGGCGTTCATGCTGGTGATCTGCTGGATCGTGGCGACCCTGAACCCGAGCATTCTGGGCATGATCGAAACCGTCGGCGGCCCAGTCATCGCGGCGATTCTGTTCCTGATGCCGATGTATGCCATTCGCAAGGTTCCGGCGATGGCGCGCTATCGTGGTCAGGCGTCTAACGTGTTTGTGACGGCGGTAGGTCTGGTAGCGATTTCGGCACTGGTTTACAAGCTGACGATGTAA
- the acnB gene encoding bifunctional aconitate hydratase 2/2-methylisocitrate dehydratase, whose product MLEAYRKHIEERAALGIVPQPLNAEQTAGLVELLKNPPAGEEEFLVDLITNRIPPGVDEAAYVKAGFLSALAKGEVSSPLLDKKRAVELLGTMQGGYNIVTLVDLLDDAELAPVAAAQLKHTLLMFDAFHDVAEKAKNGNVHAKGVLQSWADGEWFKNRPTLADKISLRVFKVTGETNTDDLSPAPDAWSRPDIPLHALAMLKMARDGIVPDQQGAIGPMKQIEEMRGQGFPIAYVGDVVGTGSSRKSATNSVLWFFGDDVPYVPNKRAGGFCFGSKIAPIFYNTMEDAGALPIEFDVSNMNMGDVIDLYPHAGKVCKHGTDEVLTTFEMKTPVLLDEVRAGGRIPLIIGRGLTEKARAELGLPPFDLFKKPEAPAESTKGFTLAQKMVGKACGLAEGQGVRPGTYCEPKMTTVGSQDTTGPMTRDELKDLACLGFSADLVMQSFCHTAAYPKPIDVTTHHTLPDFIMTRGGVSLRPGDGIIHSWLNRMLLPDTVGTGGDSHTRFPMGISFPAGSGLVAFAAATGVMPLDMPESILVRFKGKMKPGITLRDLVHAIPYFAIQNGLLTVEKKGKKNAFSGRILEIEGLEGLTLEQAFELSDASAERSAAGCTIKLSKESITEYLNSNITLLRWMIGEGYGDARTLERRAQAMEAWVANPELMEADADAEYAEVIEIDLADISEPVLCAPNDPDDARLLSSVAGEKIDEVFIGSCMTNIGHFRAAGKLLDQVKGQLPTRLWLSPPTKMDAHQLTEEGYYGIYGKAGARMEMPGCSLCMGNQARVEPNSTVVSTSTRNFPNRLGDGANVYLASAELASVASILGRLPTVEEYMEYAGKIDSMAADIYRYLSFDQIAEFREAAANANIPAVQA is encoded by the coding sequence GTGCTTGAAGCCTACCGCAAACATATCGAAGAGCGTGCAGCCCTGGGTATCGTTCCCCAGCCGCTTAACGCCGAACAAACAGCAGGCCTGGTCGAGCTGCTGAAAAACCCTCCGGCTGGCGAAGAAGAATTTCTCGTTGACCTGATCACCAATCGCATTCCACCAGGTGTGGACGAAGCGGCCTATGTCAAAGCCGGCTTCCTCTCTGCACTGGCCAAGGGCGAAGTTTCCTCCCCTCTGCTGGACAAAAAGCGCGCTGTAGAACTGCTTGGCACCATGCAGGGCGGCTACAACATCGTCACTCTGGTTGACCTGCTGGACGACGCCGAACTGGCGCCAGTCGCTGCCGCACAACTCAAGCACACTCTGCTGATGTTCGATGCGTTCCACGACGTCGCAGAAAAAGCCAAGAACGGCAACGTTCACGCCAAAGGCGTACTGCAATCCTGGGCTGACGGCGAGTGGTTCAAGAACCGTCCGACCCTGGCCGACAAGATCAGCCTGCGCGTCTTCAAGGTTACCGGCGAAACCAACACCGACGACCTGTCCCCTGCTCCAGATGCCTGGTCGCGTCCAGACATCCCGCTGCACGCCCTGGCCATGCTGAAAATGGCCCGTGACGGCATCGTTCCTGATCAGCAGGGCGCCATCGGCCCGATGAAGCAGATCGAAGAAATGCGCGGTCAAGGCTTCCCGATCGCCTACGTCGGTGACGTGGTCGGTACCGGTTCCTCGCGTAAATCGGCGACCAACTCGGTGCTGTGGTTCTTCGGCGACGACGTTCCTTACGTGCCGAACAAGCGCGCTGGCGGTTTCTGCTTCGGCAGCAAAATCGCTCCGATCTTCTACAACACCATGGAAGATGCCGGCGCACTGCCAATCGAGTTCGACGTTTCCAACATGAACATGGGCGACGTGATCGACCTGTATCCGCATGCTGGCAAAGTCTGCAAACACGGCACCGACGAAGTCCTGACCACCTTCGAGATGAAGACTCCGGTGCTGTTGGACGAAGTTCGCGCCGGCGGCCGTATCCCGCTGATCATTGGCCGTGGCCTGACCGAGAAGGCTCGCGCCGAACTGGGTCTGCCACCGTTCGACCTGTTCAAAAAGCCAGAAGCCCCAGCTGAAAGCACCAAGGGTTTCACCCTGGCGCAGAAAATGGTCGGCAAGGCTTGCGGTCTGGCAGAAGGCCAAGGCGTTCGTCCTGGCACCTACTGCGAACCGAAGATGACCACCGTAGGTTCTCAGGACACCACTGGTCCAATGACCCGTGACGAACTGAAAGACCTGGCGTGCCTGGGCTTCTCCGCTGATCTGGTAATGCAGTCGTTCTGCCACACCGCGGCGTATCCAAAGCCGATCGACGTCACCACCCACCACACCCTGCCTGACTTCATCATGACCCGCGGCGGCGTTTCCCTGCGTCCGGGCGACGGCATCATCCACTCGTGGCTGAACCGCATGCTGCTGCCAGACACCGTGGGTACCGGTGGTGACTCGCACACCCGTTTCCCGATGGGCATTTCGTTCCCGGCCGGTTCCGGTCTGGTTGCGTTTGCTGCAGCCACCGGCGTTATGCCGCTGGACATGCCGGAATCGATCCTGGTGCGCTTCAAAGGCAAAATGAAACCTGGCATCACCCTGCGCGACCTGGTTCATGCCATTCCTTACTTCGCCATCCAGAACGGTCTGCTGACCGTTGAAAAGAAAGGCAAGAAAAACGCCTTCTCCGGCCGCATCCTGGAAATCGAAGGTCTGGAAGGTCTGACCCTGGAGCAGGCGTTCGAACTGTCCGACGCCTCGGCCGAACGTTCGGCTGCCGGTTGCACCATCAAGCTGTCGAAAGAATCGATCACCGAGTACCTGAACTCCAACATCACCCTGCTGCGCTGGATGATCGGTGAAGGTTACGGCGATGCGCGTACCCTGGAACGTCGTGCTCAAGCGATGGAAGCCTGGGTGGCCAACCCGGAACTGATGGAAGCCGATGCCGACGCCGAATACGCCGAAGTCATCGAAATCGATCTGGCCGACATCAGCGAGCCTGTACTGTGCGCGCCGAACGATCCGGACGATGCCCGTCTGCTGTCCAGCGTTGCTGGCGAGAAGATCGACGAAGTGTTCATCGGTTCGTGCATGACCAACATCGGTCACTTCCGCGCTGCCGGTAAACTGCTGGATCAGGTCAAGGGTCAGCTGCCAACCCGTCTGTGGCTGTCGCCGCCGACCAAAATGGACGCTCACCAACTGACCGAAGAAGGCTACTACGGCATCTACGGCAAGGCTGGCGCACGCATGGAAATGCCAGGCTGCTCGCTGTGCATGGGTAACCAGGCACGCGTTGAGCCTAACAGCACCGTGGTGTCGACTTCGACCCGTAACTTCCCGAACCGTCTGGGCGACGGCGCGAACGTCTACCTGGCTTCGGCCGAGCTGGCGTCCGTGGCTTCGATCCTGGGTCGCCTGCCGACCGTCGAGGAGTACATGGAATACGCTGGCAAGATCGACAGCATGGCGGCCGATATCTACCGCTACCTGTCCTTCGACCAGATCGCCGAGTTCCGTGAAGCTGCTGCGAACGCCAACATCCCGGCCGTTCAAGCCTAA
- a CDS encoding DUF1289 domain-containing protein — translation MPNQTIKTPCVGLCSTVYGDLVCRGCKRFHHEVIHWNGYNEEEKRAVWLRLEQLLSQVMAAKVEIFDSARLREQLEQRKIRFVPHQSEYCWAYQLIARGARVIINLEAYGMVLLPEFRDWNLPELRDAIDREFFLLSEAHYQRYIAPGFLKDAFGA, via the coding sequence ATGCCCAATCAGACCATCAAGACCCCCTGCGTCGGCCTCTGCTCCACTGTTTACGGTGATCTGGTGTGCCGTGGCTGCAAGCGTTTCCACCACGAAGTGATCCATTGGAATGGCTACAACGAGGAGGAAAAGCGTGCAGTGTGGTTGCGTCTGGAGCAATTGCTGTCACAAGTGATGGCGGCCAAGGTCGAGATTTTCGATTCCGCGCGCCTGCGCGAGCAGCTGGAACAGCGCAAGATCCGCTTCGTGCCGCACCAGTCGGAATATTGCTGGGCGTATCAACTGATTGCTCGCGGTGCGCGGGTGATCATTAATCTGGAAGCGTACGGGATGGTGTTGCTGCCGGAGTTTCGCGACTGGAACCTGCCGGAACTGCGTGATGCCATTGATCGGGAATTCTTCCTGCTGTCGGAAGCGCACTATCAGCGCTACATCGCCCCCGGGTTCCTCAAAGACGCCTTTGGCGCCTGA
- a CDS encoding universal stress protein, with protein sequence MQAIRSILVVIEPEHSESLALKRAKLIAGVTQAHLHLLVCDMKHDHAGMLGVLKAALVADGYSVTTEQAWNESLHETIIDVQQAEGCGLVIKQHFPDSSLKKALLTPADWKLLRHCPTPVLLVKTAGSWKDKVILAAVNVGNADGEHRHLHTTIIDHGYDIASLAKAHLHVIAAHPSPMLSAADPTLQLSETIEARYREQCRAFQAEFDVDDEHLHIEEGPADVLIPFMAHKLQAAVTVIGTVARTGLSGALIGNTAEVVLDALESDVLVLKPQEVEDHLVELAVKH encoded by the coding sequence ATGCAAGCCATTCGCAGCATTCTGGTGGTCATCGAACCCGAACATTCGGAAAGCCTGGCGCTCAAGCGCGCCAAGTTGATCGCCGGCGTGACCCAGGCCCATCTGCACCTGCTGGTGTGCGACATGAAACACGATCACGCCGGCATGCTTGGCGTACTCAAGGCTGCGCTGGTGGCCGATGGCTACAGTGTGACCACCGAGCAGGCGTGGAACGAGAGCCTGCATGAAACCATCATCGATGTGCAGCAGGCCGAGGGTTGCGGGCTGGTGATCAAGCAGCACTTCCCGGACAGTTCCCTGAAAAAAGCCCTGCTGACCCCGGCGGACTGGAAACTCCTGCGCCACTGCCCTACTCCGGTGCTGCTGGTGAAAACCGCAGGTTCGTGGAAGGACAAAGTGATTCTGGCGGCGGTGAACGTGGGCAATGCCGATGGCGAGCACCGGCATTTGCACACGACGATCATTGATCATGGCTATGACATTGCCAGTCTGGCCAAGGCGCATCTGCACGTGATCGCTGCGCATCCATCACCGATGTTGTCGGCTGCAGACCCTACGCTGCAACTGAGCGAAACCATCGAGGCGCGTTATCGCGAGCAATGCCGGGCGTTTCAGGCTGAATTCGATGTCGATGATGAACATCTGCACATTGAGGAAGGCCCGGCGGATGTGTTGATCCCGTTCATGGCGCACAAGCTGCAGGCGGCAGTGACCGTGATTGGCACCGTGGCGCGTACCGGGTTGTCAGGGGCGTTGATCGGCAATACTGCGGAAGTGGTACTGGATGCGCTGGAGAGCGATGTACTGGTGCTCAAGCCGCAGGAGGTTGAGGATCATCTGGTGGAGTTGGCGGTGAAACATTAA
- a CDS encoding tRNA-(ms[2]io[6]A)-hydroxylase, which translates to MTLPEIHEFLGCRTPDAWVQAALADQETLLIDHKNCEFKAASTALSLIAKYHSHVDLINMMSRLAREELVHHEQVMRIMKRRKIELRQLHAGRYASGLRKVVRSHEPVKLVDTLVVGAFIEARSCERFEALVPHLDEELGKFYFGLLKSEARHFQGYLKLAYQYGDAKDIAQVIDKVRAAEQELIESPDEEFRFHSGVPANT; encoded by the coding sequence ATGACCCTTCCCGAAATCCACGAATTCCTTGGCTGCCGCACCCCCGACGCCTGGGTTCAGGCTGCACTGGCCGATCAGGAAACCCTGCTGATCGACCACAAGAACTGCGAGTTCAAGGCCGCCAGCACCGCCCTGAGCCTGATTGCCAAGTACCATTCCCATGTCGACCTGATCAACATGATGTCGCGTCTGGCCCGGGAAGAACTGGTGCACCACGAGCAGGTCATGCGCATCATGAAACGGCGCAAGATCGAACTGCGCCAGCTCCACGCCGGTCGTTACGCCTCGGGCTTGCGCAAGGTGGTGCGCAGCCATGAGCCGGTGAAACTGGTCGATACGCTGGTGGTCGGCGCGTTTATCGAAGCGCGCAGTTGCGAGCGGTTCGAAGCCCTGGTGCCGCACCTGGACGAAGAACTCGGCAAGTTCTACTTTGGCCTGCTGAAAAGCGAGGCGCGGCATTTTCAGGGTTATCTGAAGCTGGCCTATCAGTACGGTGATGCGAAGGATATTGCTCAGGTCATCGACAAGGTCCGTGCCGCCGAGCAAGAATTGATCGAGTCGCCGGATGAAGAATTCCGCTTCCACAGCGGTGTGCCTGCCAACACTTAA
- a CDS encoding winged helix-turn-helix domain-containing protein, producing MDNLGFGKLLLVEDDERLAALIAHFLEQHGYEVRTVHRGDLAVAAFLEFKPKVVVLDLMLPGQSGLHVCREIRSVSDTPIVILTAKEDDLDHILGLESGADDYVIKPIKPPVLLARLRALQRRQVPDSNVVSFLEFGQLSVDRSCREVRLAGEVIEMTTMEFELLWLLASAAGKVLSRDDILNRMRGIAFDGLNRSVDVYISKLRNKLKDNPREPMCIKTVWGKGYLFNPFAWEL from the coding sequence ATGGATAACCTGGGTTTTGGCAAGCTCCTGCTGGTGGAAGACGATGAGCGCCTTGCTGCGCTGATCGCCCACTTTCTTGAACAACACGGCTACGAGGTGCGCACAGTGCATCGCGGTGATCTGGCCGTGGCTGCCTTTCTCGAGTTCAAACCGAAAGTCGTGGTGCTTGACCTGATGTTGCCGGGGCAGAGCGGTCTGCACGTGTGTCGGGAGATTCGCAGCGTGTCGGACACGCCGATCGTGATTCTGACCGCCAAGGAAGATGACCTCGACCATATCCTCGGTCTGGAGTCCGGTGCCGATGACTACGTGATCAAACCGATCAAGCCGCCAGTGTTGCTGGCCCGGCTGCGGGCGCTGCAGCGGCGGCAGGTACCGGACAGCAACGTGGTGAGTTTTTTGGAGTTCGGCCAGTTGAGCGTCGACCGCAGTTGCCGTGAAGTGCGGCTGGCGGGCGAGGTCATCGAAATGACCACCATGGAATTCGAGCTGCTGTGGTTGCTGGCCAGCGCGGCCGGCAAAGTGCTGTCGCGCGACGATATCCTCAATCGCATGCGCGGGATCGCCTTTGATGGGCTCAATCGCAGCGTCGACGTGTACATCAGCAAATTGCGCAACAAACTCAAGGACAATCCCCGCGAACCGATGTGCATCAAAACCGTGTGGGGCAAGGGTTATCTGTTCAATCCGTTTGCGTGGGAGCTGTAG
- a CDS encoding ATP-binding protein, with protein sequence MLRLFLGLFLVMTIGLVLALQTVERTFDALLDYQMQDYNREAVRGQAWTLAQQLRDLDGPAREKQLETIRPHYGLGLTLVDTSELALSDEEKAELAKGLLVIRDKYSQYISAIDDGPQLLSIRLPAEPSLMPFYIAAAYLMIAVLIGFVLFFWVRPHWRDLEKLRLAAERFGDNDLSVRIQLSKRSNIRDLAEHFNLMAARIEGLIANQRELTNAVSHELRTPIARLSFELDQLKQQSDPSQNRELIADMYADLGELEEMVSELLTYASLERGATVIKRENIQAANWLDSVVGSVALEAEAAGVQLLIGDCRLDTVRIEPRFMARAVINLLRNAIRYAEQRVEVTLVRTGDYYEVRVNDDGPGVPVHGREKIFEPFSRLDASRDRRTGGFGLGLALVRRVSQSHGGQVEVGDSAWGGASFRMTWSHLD encoded by the coding sequence ATGCTGCGGTTATTTCTCGGGCTGTTTCTGGTCATGACGATAGGTCTGGTGCTGGCGTTGCAGACGGTCGAACGCACTTTTGATGCCTTGCTCGATTATCAGATGCAGGACTACAACCGCGAGGCTGTGCGGGGGCAAGCGTGGACGTTGGCTCAGCAGTTGCGTGACCTCGATGGCCCGGCCCGGGAAAAGCAGCTGGAAACGATTCGCCCGCATTACGGTTTGGGGCTGACGCTGGTCGATACCTCTGAACTGGCCCTCAGCGACGAGGAAAAAGCCGAGCTGGCCAAAGGGCTGCTGGTGATCCGCGACAAATACAGCCAGTACATTTCCGCCATTGACGATGGCCCGCAACTGCTCAGCATCCGTTTGCCGGCCGAGCCGAGCCTGATGCCGTTCTACATCGCCGCTGCCTACCTGATGATTGCTGTGCTGATCGGCTTCGTCCTGTTTTTCTGGGTGCGTCCGCACTGGCGTGATCTGGAGAAACTGCGCCTCGCTGCCGAGCGTTTTGGCGACAACGATCTGTCGGTGCGCATTCAATTGTCGAAACGCTCGAACATCCGCGATCTGGCCGAGCACTTCAACCTGATGGCGGCGCGCATCGAAGGGCTGATCGCCAATCAGCGTGAGCTGACCAATGCCGTGTCCCACGAGTTGCGCACGCCGATCGCGCGGTTGTCGTTTGAGCTTGATCAGCTCAAGCAGCAGTCGGACCCCAGCCAGAACCGCGAGCTGATTGCCGATATGTATGCCGACCTCGGCGAGCTGGAGGAAATGGTTTCGGAACTGCTGACCTACGCCAGCCTTGAGCGCGGCGCGACGGTGATCAAACGCGAAAACATCCAGGCTGCCAATTGGCTCGACAGTGTGGTCGGCAGCGTGGCGCTGGAGGCCGAAGCGGCGGGGGTGCAGTTGTTGATCGGTGATTGCCGGCTCGACACCGTGCGTATCGAGCCGCGATTCATGGCGCGGGCGGTGATCAATCTACTGCGTAACGCGATTCGCTACGCCGAGCAGCGGGTTGAAGTGACACTGGTGCGCACCGGTGATTATTACGAAGTGCGGGTCAACGACGATGGGCCGGGCGTGCCGGTGCATGGGCGGGAGAAGATCTTCGAGCCGTTTTCGCGGCTGGATGCCAGTCGCGATCGGCGTACGGGTGGGTTTGGCTTGGGTTTGGCGTTGGTGCGCCGCGTGTCGCAGTCCCATGGTGGGCAGGTTGAAGTGGGCGATTCGGCTTGGGGCGGGGCGTCGTTCCGGATGACCTGGTCGCATCTGGATTGA
- a CDS encoding TonB-dependent siderophore receptor, protein MSHVRFALCPLALALLSISANAAEKTDQTLQLGATSISAQGLGSTTEDTRSYTTGAMSSATGLPLSIRETPQSVTVITRQQMDDRGVQSVGDALRNTPGISMQKYDSDRTEFSARGLAITNFQYDGINIPYDGVYGENPNNGDDAASIDRIEIIKGATGLMTGSGDPSATVNLIRKKPTKEFKASISGTVGSWDAYRTVGDISGSLTESGNVRGRFVGAYSDQNSYLDHYSQRKDLFYGILEADLSDDTLLTFGVDKSSTTPRGSSWTGNPVYFADGGRTDFGRHFNSAADWSRRDFDNITYFASLEQALANDWKFKVSLDQKTTDHDTRLASASGGNPNRATGEGMFMYWGRWEGHRVQNTADVNVSGPFTLGGREHELIAGVMTSHSRQTGSTYDTSAFSEVPGSIYDWDGNLPKQDFPKNGKYERTQSQNGIYLATRLRPTDDLSVILGSRLSTFKYNEDYRYNPGAGLDDTHTSYKEHGVVTPYAGVIYDLDNTYSLYASYTSIYQPQTYKDANGSTLAPVEGDSYETGLKAAYFAGRLNASLAFFRIEQDGVAESIGTNAVTNEGIYKAIDGATTKGVELELAGELAEGWNISAGYTYARTRDADEQRMYGYPLSTTKPEHTVRTFTTYRLPGVLDKITVGGGVSWQSAFYGKIYSAPAGDYTRIKQGGYTLVDLMSRYQYNEHLSFTVNANNVFDKRYLTGLGNFDTTFYGEPRNLMLTTKWDF, encoded by the coding sequence ATGTCGCACGTCCGTTTCGCCCTGTGCCCGCTGGCACTGGCCCTGCTGAGCATTTCTGCCAACGCCGCTGAAAAAACCGACCAGACCTTGCAACTGGGCGCCACCAGTATTTCCGCCCAAGGCCTCGGCAGTACCACTGAAGACACCCGCTCCTACACCACCGGCGCCATGTCCTCGGCCACCGGCCTGCCGCTGTCGATCCGCGAAACCCCGCAGTCGGTGACGGTGATTACCCGTCAGCAAATGGACGATCGTGGCGTGCAAAGTGTCGGTGATGCGCTGCGCAATACTCCCGGCATTTCCATGCAGAAGTACGACAGCGACCGTACCGAGTTTTCCGCCCGTGGTCTGGCGATCACCAACTTCCAGTACGACGGCATCAACATTCCCTACGATGGCGTGTACGGCGAGAACCCGAACAACGGCGACGACGCCGCCAGCATCGACCGCATTGAAATCATCAAGGGCGCGACCGGCCTGATGACCGGCTCCGGCGATCCGTCGGCTACGGTCAACCTGATCCGCAAGAAGCCGACCAAGGAGTTCAAAGCCTCTATCAGCGGCACCGTTGGTTCGTGGGATGCCTACCGTACCGTCGGTGATATTTCCGGTTCGCTGACTGAATCGGGCAACGTGCGCGGGCGTTTCGTCGGCGCCTACTCCGATCAGAACTCTTATCTGGATCACTACAGCCAGCGCAAAGACCTGTTCTACGGCATCCTCGAAGCCGACCTGAGCGACGACACCCTGCTGACCTTCGGCGTCGACAAATCCAGCACCACCCCGCGCGGTTCGTCGTGGACCGGCAACCCGGTGTATTTCGCCGATGGCGGGCGCACTGATTTCGGGCGCCACTTCAACTCCGCTGCGGACTGGAGCCGCCGCGATTTCGACAACATCACCTACTTCGCCTCCTTGGAACAGGCGTTGGCCAACGACTGGAAATTCAAGGTCAGCCTCGACCAGAAAACCACCGATCACGACACGCGTCTGGCCTCGGCCAGCGGCGGCAATCCGAATCGCGCCACGGGCGAAGGCATGTTCATGTATTGGGGGCGCTGGGAAGGTCATCGTGTACAGAACACCGCTGACGTCAACGTCTCCGGCCCGTTCACGCTGGGCGGTCGCGAGCATGAACTGATCGCCGGCGTCATGACCTCGCATTCGCGCCAGACCGGTTCGACCTACGACACCAGCGCCTTTTCCGAAGTGCCGGGGAGCATTTACGACTGGGACGGCAATCTGCCGAAACAGGACTTCCCGAAAAACGGCAAGTACGAGCGCACCCAAAGCCAGAACGGTATTTACCTGGCCACGCGCCTGCGCCCGACCGACGATCTCTCGGTGATTCTCGGCAGCCGCTTGAGCACCTTCAAGTACAACGAAGACTACCGCTATAACCCGGGGGCCGGCCTCGACGACACCCACACCAGTTACAAGGAACACGGCGTAGTCACACCGTACGCCGGGGTGATCTATGACCTCGACAACACCTACTCGCTGTATGCCAGCTACACCAGCATCTATCAGCCGCAGACCTACAAGGACGCCAACGGCTCGACCCTCGCGCCGGTCGAGGGCGACAGCTATGAAACCGGTTTGAAAGCGGCGTATTTCGCCGGTCGCCTCAACGCCAGCCTGGCGTTCTTCCGCATCGAGCAGGACGGCGTGGCCGAGTCGATCGGCACCAACGCGGTGACCAACGAAGGCATCTATAAAGCCATCGACGGCGCCACCACCAAAGGCGTGGAGCTGGAGCTGGCCGGCGAACTGGCCGAAGGCTGGAATATCTCCGCCGGCTACACCTACGCGCGCACCCGTGATGCCGATGAGCAGCGCATGTACGGTTATCCGTTGTCGACCACCAAGCCCGAGCATACGGTGCGCACCTTCACCACCTACCGTTTGCCCGGCGTACTGGACAAGATCACCGTTGGCGGCGGCGTGAGCTGGCAGAGTGCGTTCTACGGCAAGATCTACAGCGCCCCGGCCGGCGACTACACGCGGATCAAACAGGGCGGCTACACCCTCGTCGACCTGATGAGCCGCTATCAGTACAACGAACACCTGAGCTTCACGGTCAACGCCAACAACGTGTTCGACAAGCGTTACCTGACGGGGCTGGGCAACTTCGACACCACGTTCTACGGTGAGCCGCGCAATTTGATGCTGACGACCAAGTGGGATTTCTGA
- a CDS encoding GFA family protein: MQLEGSCHCGEVTFSLTSAHPYPYQRCYCSICRKTQGGGGYAINLGGDATSLKVRGRKHISIYHAKMKDEGDKRAHRSTAERHFCSLCGSGLWLFSPEWPELIHPFASAIDTPLPVPPEHTHLMLGSKASWVEVEAKTKDQQFDVYPEESIAQWHERLGLTR, translated from the coding sequence ATGCAGCTCGAAGGCTCCTGCCATTGCGGCGAGGTCACATTCAGCCTCACCAGCGCCCACCCCTACCCTTATCAACGCTGCTACTGCTCGATCTGCCGCAAGACCCAGGGCGGTGGCGGTTATGCGATCAACCTCGGCGGCGACGCGACCAGCCTCAAGGTGCGCGGGCGCAAACACATCAGCATTTACCACGCGAAGATGAAAGACGAAGGCGACAAACGCGCCCATCGCAGCACAGCCGAGCGGCACTTCTGCTCACTGTGCGGCAGCGGCTTGTGGCTGTTCAGCCCGGAATGGCCGGAGCTGATCCACCCGTTCGCTTCGGCCATCGATACGCCGTTGCCAGTACCGCCGGAGCACACGCATCTGATGCTCGGCTCGAAAGCAAGCTGGGTGGAAGTCGAGGCCAAAACCAAAGACCAACAGTTCGACGTCTACCCCGAAGAGTCCATCGCCCAATGGCATGAGCGCCTCGGGTTGACCCGATAG